From a region of the Bacillus sp. E(2018) genome:
- a CDS encoding restriction endonuclease subunit S — MKLEDVVTVKIGKNLSRGSEKDDFTLVAYSYDDLQKDLDGLFLDSKTSTSQDEGYLSITGEVVFSFVSSKAGIVSKKNEGKIINQNFAKLIIEHDGLDSRYLCYVLNESSSMKKQMAISMQGSTVPKLTPSILKELEIKLPTLEKQRTIGKAYFYLRKQQALAKKQAELEKQLNLEVLRKLDY, encoded by the coding sequence ATGAAATTAGAGGATGTTGTAACCGTTAAAATTGGAAAAAACCTATCTAGGGGATCTGAGAAAGATGACTTTACCTTAGTTGCTTACTCTTATGATGACTTACAGAAAGATTTAGATGGCTTGTTTTTAGACTCTAAAACTAGTACAAGTCAAGATGAAGGCTACTTGAGCATTACTGGAGAAGTTGTTTTTAGCTTTGTAAGTTCTAAAGCCGGTATTGTGAGTAAAAAAAATGAAGGAAAGATCATCAATCAAAACTTCGCAAAACTCATTATTGAACATGATGGGTTGGATAGCCGTTACCTTTGTTATGTGTTGAATGAATCATCTTCCATGAAAAAGCAGATGGCCATCTCCATGCAAGGAAGCACAGTACCGAAACTGACACCATCCATATTAAAAGAGTTGGAAATTAAGTTGCCAACACTTGAGAAACAACGGACGATTGGAAAAGCTTACTTTTATTTGAGAAAGCAGCAAGCTCTCGCTAAGAAACAAGCAGAACTTGAGAAACAGCTGAATTTAGAAGTGCTGAGAAAACTAGATTACTAG
- a CDS encoding type I restriction-modification system subunit M, producing MASLNQKLFSAADNLRSKMDASEYKNYLLGLIFYKYLSDKLLEKVVVIADESLEEYNTQTKQTELYINLLADEEIKDDLIETLVDTLGYDIAPEHLFNVLTDQAKQNTFQLNDLNKAFIDLATKYDQFNGLFDDVDLKSKKLGSDDQQRNITITEVIKKLNDVDLMGHDGDVIGDAYEFLIGQFASEAGKKAGEFYTPHEVSDMMARIAAMGKEDKKLFSVFDPTMGSGSLMLNIRNYINYPDSVKYHGQELNTTTYNLAKMNLILHGVDKEDMRLRNGDTLNKDWPTDEPYTFDSVLMNPPYSAKWSADDTFLDDSRFNRYGKLAPKSKADFAFLLHGFYHLKDSGTMAIVLPHGVLFRGAAEGVIRKKLLEDGSIDAVIGMPGNLFFGTSIPTTVIILKKNRETRDVLFIDASKEFIKGKNQNKLSKENIDKIVETYRNRESIVRYSHNASFDEIKENEFNLNIPRYVDTFEEEAAIDMAAIGSKIKDIRKEKAELESNLYDMISSLQYDEKNEEWIKGALEVFTREK from the coding sequence ATGGCGAGTTTGAATCAAAAATTATTTAGCGCCGCAGACAATCTGCGTAGCAAGATGGATGCATCTGAATACAAAAACTACTTATTAGGATTGATTTTTTACAAATACTTATCGGATAAGTTATTAGAAAAAGTGGTAGTCATCGCTGATGAGTCACTTGAAGAATACAACACCCAAACTAAACAAACTGAGTTGTACATAAATTTGTTAGCAGATGAAGAAATCAAAGATGATCTGATTGAAACTCTAGTAGATACACTGGGTTATGATATTGCGCCAGAACACTTATTCAATGTATTAACTGATCAAGCAAAGCAAAACACGTTTCAGTTGAATGACTTGAATAAAGCCTTTATAGATTTAGCAACCAAATATGATCAATTTAACGGTCTGTTTGATGACGTGGATTTGAAGTCAAAAAAACTCGGTTCCGATGATCAACAACGAAACATTACCATTACAGAAGTGATAAAAAAATTAAATGATGTCGACTTAATGGGGCATGATGGAGATGTTATTGGGGATGCGTATGAATTCTTAATCGGTCAATTTGCTTCAGAAGCAGGCAAAAAAGCAGGAGAATTCTATACACCTCATGAAGTATCCGACATGATGGCTCGTATTGCAGCGATGGGAAAAGAAGATAAAAAATTGTTCAGCGTATTTGATCCAACCATGGGATCGGGTTCACTCATGTTGAATATCCGTAACTATATTAATTACCCAGATAGCGTGAAGTATCATGGACAAGAACTGAATACTACAACGTATAACTTAGCAAAAATGAACTTGATTTTGCATGGTGTGGACAAAGAAGATATGCGCTTGCGCAACGGAGACACGCTGAACAAGGACTGGCCGACAGATGAGCCGTATACCTTTGATTCAGTCCTTATGAATCCTCCGTATTCTGCAAAATGGTCTGCAGATGACACATTCTTAGATGACTCTCGTTTTAACCGTTACGGAAAGTTAGCGCCTAAATCAAAAGCGGACTTTGCCTTTCTTCTACATGGTTTCTATCATTTGAAGGATTCAGGAACGATGGCCATTGTCTTACCGCATGGGGTTTTGTTCCGTGGAGCTGCAGAAGGTGTCATTCGTAAGAAGCTTTTAGAAGATGGAAGCATCGATGCCGTTATCGGCATGCCAGGAAACTTGTTCTTTGGAACATCCATTCCAACAACAGTCATTATCTTGAAGAAGAATCGTGAAACGCGTGATGTTTTATTTATTGATGCGAGTAAAGAGTTTATCAAAGGAAAGAACCAAAACAAACTTTCGAAAGAAAACATTGATAAGATTGTAGAAACATACAGAAACAGAGAAAGTATTGTGAGATACAGCCACAACGCAAGTTTTGATGAAATCAAAGAGAATGAGTTTAACTTAAACATCCCTCGCTATGTTGATACGTTTGAGGAAGAAGCAGCAATTGATATGGCTGCAATCGGCTCAAAGATTAAAGATATTCGAAAAGAAAAAGCAGAACTGGAATCTAATCTATATGACATGATTTCATCGTTACAATACGATGAAAAAAACGAAGAATGGATTAAAGGTGCATTAGAGGTGTTTACTCGTGAAAAGTAA
- a CDS encoding restriction endonuclease subunit S: protein MKSKFKPEIRFSGFTVAWEQRKFKDFIFKSGKRNTLGENYLACSVSNKLGLVSQTEQFDGGRLDTLDKTSYKLVHPNEFAYNPARINVGSIAFNNLNRTVIVSSLYVVLKMNEKLDNEYVLQFIKSQLFNDEVKRNTEGSVREYLFFENFKNIKFPYTPYKEEQIKIGKFLKQLDDIIELHEKELTTLKQTKQGFLKKMFPKEGEYVPEVRFQGFTGDWEKHKLSDMKDVRDGTHDSPKYFNVGFPLVTSKNLKENGLDMTDVSLISEEDFQSINKRSKVDIGDILFGMIGTIGNPVLVNREGFAIKNVALIKHGGKVTNEFLIQLLKSPIFEMFIRNENAGNTQKFLSLSKIRNYQFLSPSYQEQIKIGDFFKNLDNTINLHQRELDALKETKKAFLQKMFI from the coding sequence GTGAAAAGTAAGTTTAAACCAGAGATTAGGTTTTCAGGATTTACCGTAGCGTGGGAACAACGTAAGTTTAAGGATTTTATTTTTAAGTCTGGTAAGAGGAATACACTAGGCGAAAATTATTTGGCGTGTTCTGTAAGTAACAAGTTGGGACTAGTAAGCCAAACAGAACAATTTGATGGCGGTCGCTTAGACACACTTGATAAAACATCTTACAAATTAGTTCATCCCAATGAATTTGCATATAACCCAGCTAGAATTAACGTTGGTTCTATAGCGTTTAATAACCTCAACAGAACAGTTATTGTAAGCTCACTTTATGTAGTATTAAAAATGAATGAAAAGCTTGATAATGAGTATGTTCTACAATTTATTAAATCACAACTTTTTAATGATGAAGTAAAAAGAAATACTGAAGGGAGCGTAAGAGAATATTTATTCTTTGAAAACTTCAAAAATATTAAATTTCCTTACACTCCATACAAAGAAGAGCAAATAAAAATCGGAAAATTTTTAAAACAACTGGACGACATTATCGAACTTCACGAGAAAGAACTAACCACACTCAAACAAACAAAACAAGGATTCTTGAAAAAAATGTTTCCAAAAGAAGGGGAGTACGTGCCGGAAGTACGTTTTCAGGGATTTACTGGTGATTGGGAAAAACATAAGTTATCGGATATGAAGGATGTACGTGATGGAACACATGATTCACCAAAATATTTTAACGTAGGATTTCCATTAGTTACTTCAAAAAATTTAAAAGAAAATGGTTTGGATATGACAGATGTTTCACTTATTTCTGAAGAAGATTTCCAATCAATAAATAAAAGGTCTAAAGTTGATATAGGGGACATTCTTTTTGGAATGATTGGTACAATAGGTAATCCAGTTTTGGTTAATAGAGAAGGTTTTGCAATTAAAAATGTAGCTCTTATTAAACATGGTGGTAAAGTTACGAATGAGTTTCTGATTCAACTTTTAAAATCACCAATATTTGAGATGTTTATTCGAAACGAGAATGCAGGAAACACTCAAAAATTTCTCAGTTTAAGTAAGATAAGAAATTATCAATTCCTATCACCTTCTTATCAAGAACAAATTAAAATTGGTGATTTTTTTAAAAATTTAGACAACACTATCAATCTTCATCAACGTGAATTAGATGCTCTTAAAGAAACGAAAAAAGCCTTCTTGCAAAAGATGTTTATTTAA
- a CDS encoding HsdR family type I site-specific deoxyribonuclease — MTKIAHNDELAVEHRLIEVLGEGHNQWNYRPDLKSEEDLWKNLRQKITQNNLSEIGEHPISDKEFDSIKTELLSKTQTPFDAARWLKGENGIARITIEREDVTLGSMSLILYSNQDIGGGISTYEVVHQIAKQKVNDDGRDRRFDVTLLINGLPIVQLELKQVNAKDGVFQAYNQIKKYAEEGMFRNNIFSTLQLFVISNEQTTRYFANAMPKDMHKKFVFSWRTTDNRKVENLYEFVKQVLNIPDAHRLIANYTIVSEDQDNKALMVLHPYQIHAIEALFTSAMKHESGFVWHATGSGKTLTSFVSTKLLARKPGVDRTIMLIDRKDLDSQTTNEFTKFASEFNTGISSGTASSNSLIVGTASSKKLSQTLLSDSNSNTVIITTRQKLEAALRFAEKQEEEKGTSRFKKLIGQHIIFVVDECHRALSAEGMEAIKGFFPNSTWFGFTGTPIFNENKKQAQGQLARTTRDQYGEILHTYTIKNALEDGSVLGFQVEHEDTIESNSLNNKIFDQLRSNEKYAQYTDEELNEFIDKMDGIEKERYIPNASFESDDHIQKVIHKMFRPDNAYTKFDFKNGRPQKSAILTTSSIDMAKLYYHAIKEMTKEPDWLTSEFADHPIRKGRTIDDPDFPRIAITYSIQENEENSKQFQDEMKGIVKEYNNYYQTAWSIEDIERYNGDINNRLARKRAEFKEFGKQIDLVIVVDRLLTGFDAPTIQTLFVDRNLSYANLIQAFSRTNRTYPGKTKGLIVTFRKPFTMEKNVQDATKLYSNENDESKLVYPTYDESKKRFKKAHKSLQSLVPSPTDIDEHSSLETRIEFVKAFQELNNAFEALVTYDDYNDEMEKSKTLPQQVKTLEEYIGVYNTVKGSLVDEGGEGTRPDFSGIEFYGENAIKLYDIDSTYIDQLLGTYSANNQNIRSEIEKALQKLKKSEIVKDVYRAILNAIDNKELEEEEDILIVKRRYFTESYNTAIRDFANTWFVEERELHASAVQYEIGTEPIPNIGGIIDSKQFDKFKAVNPGAIPLKYGPEMKRQWRKTLDDIIVPLEDELR; from the coding sequence GTGACAAAAATCGCTCATAATGATGAACTGGCAGTGGAACATCGATTGATCGAAGTGCTGGGAGAAGGGCATAATCAGTGGAATTATCGTCCGGACTTGAAATCTGAAGAAGACCTATGGAAGAACTTGCGTCAAAAAATTACGCAAAACAACTTATCAGAAATAGGGGAACATCCCATTTCTGATAAAGAGTTTGATTCAATTAAAACAGAATTACTTTCGAAAACACAGACTCCATTTGATGCTGCTAGATGGTTGAAGGGTGAAAACGGAATTGCTCGAATTACGATAGAACGGGAAGATGTGACTCTCGGCTCAATGTCGTTGATTTTGTATTCCAACCAAGACATCGGGGGCGGAATCTCTACATACGAAGTGGTGCATCAGATTGCAAAACAAAAGGTAAATGATGACGGTCGTGATCGTCGATTTGACGTCACACTCTTAATTAACGGACTACCGATCGTTCAATTAGAATTGAAACAGGTAAATGCTAAAGACGGTGTGTTCCAAGCGTATAATCAGATAAAAAAATACGCAGAAGAAGGGATGTTTCGAAACAATATCTTTTCTACGCTGCAATTATTTGTGATTTCTAACGAACAAACGACGCGCTATTTTGCCAACGCGATGCCAAAAGACATGCACAAGAAGTTTGTCTTTAGCTGGCGGACGACGGATAACCGAAAAGTAGAAAATCTGTATGAATTCGTAAAACAGGTCTTAAATATCCCGGATGCTCATCGACTAATCGCCAATTATACCATCGTCAGTGAAGATCAGGACAATAAAGCGTTAATGGTCTTGCATCCGTATCAAATTCATGCGATTGAAGCGTTGTTTACATCAGCTATGAAACATGAATCAGGATTTGTTTGGCATGCGACAGGTTCAGGAAAAACGTTGACGAGCTTCGTTTCGACGAAACTATTAGCCCGAAAACCTGGTGTCGACCGAACCATCATGCTGATCGACAGGAAGGACTTGGACAGCCAGACGACGAACGAGTTCACGAAGTTCGCATCAGAGTTTAATACTGGCATCTCATCCGGTACAGCCTCCTCGAACAGTCTAATAGTTGGAACGGCAAGCTCTAAGAAGTTGAGCCAGACGCTTCTATCGGACAGTAACTCGAACACCGTAATCATCACGACCCGTCAGAAGCTAGAGGCAGCCCTCCGATTTGCCGAGAAGCAGGAAGAGGAGAAGGGGACCAGCCGCTTCAAGAAACTGATCGGGCAGCATATCATTTTTGTCGTGGACGAGTGTCACCGTGCGTTGAGTGCTGAGGGAATGGAGGCCATTAAAGGCTTCTTTCCAAACTCGACCTGGTTCGGCTTCACGGGGACACCAATCTTCAATGAGAACAAGAAACAGGCACAGGGCCAGTTGGCACGGACTACACGTGATCAGTATGGAGAAATTCTTCATACGTATACCATTAAGAACGCGTTAGAAGATGGATCTGTATTAGGATTCCAAGTTGAACATGAAGATACGATTGAATCTAATTCACTTAACAATAAGATCTTTGATCAACTGCGTAGCAATGAGAAATATGCTCAGTATACAGATGAAGAACTGAACGAGTTTATTGATAAGATGGATGGAATAGAGAAGGAAAGGTATATTCCGAACGCTTCATTCGAAAGTGACGACCATATTCAGAAGGTCATTCATAAGATGTTCCGACCCGATAACGCCTACACCAAGTTTGATTTTAAAAACGGCCGGCCGCAAAAATCTGCAATTTTGACAACAAGCTCAATTGATATGGCGAAGCTTTACTATCATGCGATAAAAGAGATGACGAAAGAACCTGATTGGTTGACTAGCGAATTTGCTGATCATCCAATTCGAAAAGGTCGTACAATTGATGACCCTGACTTCCCTAGAATCGCGATAACCTATTCCATACAAGAAAACGAAGAGAACTCGAAACAATTCCAAGATGAAATGAAGGGAATTGTAAAAGAGTATAACAACTATTATCAAACTGCTTGGTCGATTGAAGATATTGAACGTTACAACGGGGACATCAACAACCGTTTAGCTCGTAAAAGAGCCGAATTCAAAGAATTTGGGAAACAGATTGATCTCGTCATTGTTGTTGATCGCTTGTTGACAGGGTTTGATGCACCGACGATTCAAACATTATTCGTCGACCGAAATTTAAGTTATGCGAATTTGATTCAAGCCTTTTCTAGAACCAATCGAACGTATCCTGGAAAAACTAAAGGATTGATCGTTACTTTCCGAAAACCATTCACCATGGAAAAGAATGTGCAGGATGCGACGAAGTTGTATTCGAATGAAAATGATGAATCGAAACTGGTTTATCCGACATATGACGAATCAAAAAAACGGTTTAAGAAGGCTCACAAGTCACTTCAATCTTTAGTTCCGAGTCCAACAGACATAGATGAGCACTCTTCACTTGAAACACGAATTGAGTTTGTAAAAGCGTTTCAAGAACTCAACAATGCGTTCGAAGCTCTAGTTACCTATGATGATTACAACGATGAGATGGAAAAATCAAAGACTCTTCCACAACAAGTGAAGACACTAGAAGAATACATCGGTGTGTACAACACCGTAAAAGGATCGTTAGTGGATGAAGGTGGCGAAGGAACGAGACCGGATTTCTCAGGTATCGAATTTTATGGAGAAAACGCGATTAAACTCTATGATATTGATTCGACGTATATCGATCAGTTATTAGGAACGTACTCTGCAAACAATCAGAACATCCGATCTGAGATTGAAAAAGCACTTCAAAAATTGAAGAAATCGGAAATTGTGAAAGACGTATATCGTGCTATCTTAAACGCGATTGATAACAAAGAGTTAGAAGAAGAGGAAGATATTTTGATCGTCAAACGGCGTTACTTCACAGAATCCTATAACACAGCGATTAGGGATTTTGCGAATACGTGGTTTGTGGAGGAAAGAGAACTGCATGCATCAGCTGTTCAGTATGAGATAGGTACAGAACCTATCCCAAATATAGGCGGCATCATCGACAGCAAGCAGTTTGATAAGTTTAAAGCAGTAAACCCAGGGGCTATTCCACTAAAATACGGCCCAGAAATGAAACGCCAGTGGAGAAAGACGCTTGATGATATCATTGTTCCGTTAGAAGATGAGTTGAGATAA